The genomic stretch CACCGTTCGCGCCCGTCCAGAGCAGTTGGACGGTGATTCCGGGTGAGACTTCGGTCGGCTCGACATCCGTTGTCGACTTCCAGACGTACCCGGGCGCGTTCGGGCCGAATGACGCAACATCACCGCTTGTTGTCATATCTGCACGAACCGTGCGCATCCGCTTGCAATTCCCGAGCCACCGAATTGCAGTTCAGAGGCGCAATCCACTAGGCCGACGATTCCAGCGGAGGAAGCAGGCCGAACCGCTCCAGATCGGTGACGTATTTGGTGATGATCGGCGGTGAGATGTGTGATCCGGCGATAGCGATTCGAAACCGGCCAGGTCAACGGATTGCAATGCGCGACAACTAACAACGCGCGCGTCACCGGCCAGCTTTGATGACGTGTCCACTGTAAAGCCATCATGCGGCTCACGAGCCAGATTAGCTGGCCGATCTGCGCGCGGCTGATCATCGCCTCGACATGCGTGCTGTTCAAAACTAGCGTGGGATGCCCGCCGGCGGACAGCCAGCGCGCCGCGGATTTCTCAGCGGTAGACACGTAAATCGCAAACGCCGGGGAATAACTCAATGCGCGCGCAACTATGGTTTGAATATAATAAATCTCCGGAAAATTTTCTTCACTGACGTGCAGGGCATGTCCGATGAGCCGGGCATGATGGAGACGCGCGCGCAGCCCCCAGACGATTATAAGAACCGCCGCGCCGGCATAGAAAAAGACGCCCGCTTTCAGAAAAACGAACGGCAGCGCAAGCACGGCGGCTACGGTCAAGCCGCCCAGAATAACGCTGATTTGTTTTAGGAAGTTTTCACGTGGATGCCGGTACGCCTGTGCAGCAACGCCGCGATTGACGATGATTTTCGCGGGCGGGAATTTGCGCGACATTTTTTCTCCAGTTCGTCAGAGCAACCTTGCAAAATGTGATTTTTTTTGCAAGGTTGCGCTTTCAAATTGAAAGCAATGATACAAAACGCGCTGCCAGTTGTCAAGTTGTTTGTAGCCGCGCAGCGCGAGAAAACTCTGCAATCGCGGAGAAATAATTCACGAGCGCTTGCTTTGATTTTAGGCCAATCCCGTTCCTTTTCATTTTACTCATGTGGAGGCAAAGAATGCGCGTGTTTGCCGTCTCTATCGTGATGACGCTGTCTTTTGTAACTGTTGCAGCACAAACACAAACTTCCGTCAAACCTCAGCTCACGGTCGAATGGATCATGCGCGAGGCGCATGGGCTGCTGGGCCTGCCCAAACAGCTTCGCTGGTCGGAGGATGCTCAGAGCTTGTATTTCATGTGGAATCCCGAACGGGCGGAGGCCGATTCGTTGTATCAAATCAATCGGCGCGGCGGCGTCCCGGGCAAGGTTCCTCTCAAGACGCAGAAAGATCTCGTGCCTTCACACGGGGTGTATTCGCGCGATTATTCTCAAAAGGTATTTGAGCGCGACGGCGATATTTTCATCGTTCATACCAAAACCGGCAGGCAAACACCGGTGACCAGCACGATTGCAAGAGAGGGGAGCCCTCGTTTTTCCTTGCGGGAAGATGCCATCATTTTTGAGCGTGAAAACAACCTTTTTTCCTGGGAAATTACGACTGGCAAACTCACGCAGCTCACCGATTTTCGTTCCGGCGCAGCGCCTGTTGAAAAAGGCCCGCGGACTGAGGAGCAAAAATATCTCGCACAGGAAGAATTGCGGTTGATACAGATTTTGCGCGAGCGCAAAGAAAAAGAAGACCTGGGCAAGGCCCGCAATAAACTCCTTGAACTCAAACGGCCAAAGACCATTTATCTTGGTGAAGCAGATTTGCAGAACCCGCAACTTTCACCCGACGGCGGCTTTGTGACCTTTGTGTTGCGCAAAAGAGCCAAAGAGGGGCAGACTGCAATTGTGCCGAACTATGTCACCGAAACCGGTTTTACGGAAGATATCCGCACGCGTGAAAAAGTCGGTGAGCCGCAGGCAACATATCAATTCGGTTATTGGGATATAGCGACAGACACTGTGCTTTATCTCAAACCCGACAGCCTGCCGGAGATTTTTACCGAGCGCGATTTTACCGCAACGCCGCAAAAATCAAAAAAGGATTCTGCCACGGCGTCCGATAAACGCATGGCTCGATCCGTTATGTGGCATGGCCCTTTTTGGAGTGATGATGGCAAGCACGCGTTCGTGGTGGTCACTTCGTTAGACAGCAAAGATCGTTGGATTGCTGAACTTCGTCTGCCGAAAGGTGCATTGCGCGCGCTCGATCATCAACATGATGCAGCTTGGATCGGCGGCCCGAGTATTTACAGCCGGTGGTCCGCCGGCGAAGTCGGTTGGATGCCGGATAACGAACGTGTGTGGTTTTGTTCGGAGGAAAGCGGCTATTCGCATCTTTATACTGTGAACGTGAAAACCGGTAAGAAGCAAGCGTTGACCAGCGGCAATTTTGAAATTTTTTCGCCATTTATTTCGCGCGACAAGAAACATTGGTATTTCACCAGCAATGAAGCGCATCCCGGCGAGCGGCATTTTTATTTAATGCCAATAAACGGCGGCAAACGCACGCCATTAACGATGATGACGGGAAACAACGATGTCGAACTAGCGCCGGATGAATCCATGCTCGCGATCTTGCATTCCAGTATCAATAAACCGTGGGAAATCTATTTGCAGCCGAATCAACCTGGCGCTAAAGCCACGCGCCTCACGCATTCGACAACTGAGGCGTTTAGGAGTTATCCCTGGCGAGAACCGGAGTTGATTACCTATCCTGCGCGCGACGGCAAGCAGGTGTATGCGCGTTTATACCGGCCCGCGCAATCGAATGGTGCTGCCGTGATTTTTGTGCACGGCGCGGGCTATCTTCAAAACGCGCACAAATGGTGGTCAAGTTATTTTCGCGAGTATATGTTCCACAATCTGCTTGCGGATTTGGGCTACACCGTGCTCGATCCCGATTATCGCGCCAGCGCCGGTTATGGCCGCGATTGGCGCACAGCAATTTATCGTCACATGGGCGGTAAGGATTTGGAGGATGTTGTTGATGGTGCGAAGTACCTGACCGAACAGCATGGTGTCGACGCCAAACGCATTGGCGTTTATGGCGGCAGTTACGGCGGCTTTATTACGTTGATGGCTATGTTTACGACGCCTGAGGTGTTTGCCGCAGGCGCGGCGCTGCGGCCGGTGACAGATTGGGCGCATTACAATCATGGTTACACCGCCAACATTCTCAATATTCCGATTGCAGATACACTCGCGTACCGCCGCAGCTCGCCGATTTATTTTGCGGAGGGTTTGCAAGGAGCGCTGCTCATGTGTCACGGCATGGTGGATGTCAACGTCCATTTTCAAGACACGGTTCGCCTGGCGCAGCGTTTGATTGAATTGGGCAAGGATAATTGGGAAGTGGCAATCTATCCGATGGAAGATCACGGCTTCAAGGAAATCAGTTCGTGGACAGATGAATACAAGCGGATTCTGAAGCTGTTCGAAGAAAACCTGGGCGGGAAGCAGGAGGGAGGAAAGTGAGCGGTGGCGGCGGGGCTGCCGGGTTTTGGCCTGAGCCATTATTGCGAAACAGGTGCCGCCTCCACGCCCGCGAAAATATCCTGCACCGGCAGCGCAAAGCCGGGCAGCAGTTCCGGAGCGGTCAGCACGTCACGCACACTGTGTTTGCCCTCGGGCTTGCAAGCCAGGACTTCGCGCGTGCTGCTAATGATCAACCAGACAATCTTCACCCCTGCCGGGAGATACTCCTCGACCTTTTCCATTACCTTGTCGAAACTGGCGCTGGGCGAGAGGATTTCAATCGCCAGATCCGGGGCCAGGGCAAGTAACGCCGCCGGCTCTGGGGAAGGCGATCATTTGTGACCAAGGAAATGTCCGGCGCACGGGAATCTCTTTTGCGTTCCGGACGAAGGCGATAATTGGCATTGCCGGAAAGCAGGCCAACGGGATGATTCTCGAGATAGTTGCGAATCTTATACGCAACGTTTTCGTGGATGACGCCATGCTCAAAGTTCGACATTTTGTAAATAATCCTTCCATCATAGAGCTCGGCAGGATAAGGCAACGACATGCGTTCAAGCTCGTCAACGGTGATATCCGTGCGCTGCTCGATCGGGATGCCGGCGCTCTCTGCCAAGGCCTCAGCGGCGTTTGGAGCCGTGCTCTCGCCTATTGTCGAAATGGAATTTGTCATGGTTTCTAAAACTGAATTTGGAGGGCAATATTCATGATTGACAAAGAATGATAAAATTTTGAGTCACAAAACGCAAGCACTCTTTTCCTCGTCCTTCAAAACACCAGCGCCAGACCCACGGCCGGAATATGCACGAATTCATACAAATCGCTGAAACGCAGGTAGAGAAAATCGTAATCAAACACCAAGGCCAGGCTACTACCCGAAATGAAATACTCGCCTTGAAATCCTCCGACAAAATTGATTTTCGTCTCGTTGTGCTCTTGATCGAGAAGGTTCTTGGCGCGCAAATGATAGGCGCCCGCACCCAGGCTGCCGTTGATGAAAAGCCGGTCCAGGTGCAGGAGATTGTATTGAAATCGCAAGTTCATATTGTAAACTTTCGAGCGCACTTCGTCGCGGCCCAGATCGAACTTGTCGTTGACAAAAAGAGCGGTGAGCTTGAACTGCTGGCGGCGGCTCATTTGATAGGAATAGTCAAGCTTTGCCGTGCGACCGTATTGCAACGCCAGTGAGTTCGAGTGCATGGTGTGATAGTATGTGTTTTGTTGCGCGCGGCCGCTTGCCGGAAAACCCACCGTCAGCAGTGCCACAATTGCCAGCGCGATTAAGCCATGAGGATGGGCGAACGCTGATCGACGATCGCGCGAAAGGCGTATTCTGCTGCTCAATTCCCGATTCTCCCTTTTCGATTCTCCGGCCCGGCTTTGCCAGCCCGTTTTCTTCTCATTCATAAACACCTCGTTGGTCGCTTCCCATCAATTGCATGGAATTTTCACTTGTTTGACGATTTCCCCAATCACGCCCCGGTTTCGCACTCTCAACCGCACGGGATATGTGCCGCTGTTTTCATACCTCTTGCGCACAGTCGAAAGCGTGGCCCCGCTCTGCATGTCGCCGTCGCCAAAATCCCATTCATAGTTGTCGATCTGATCGTTGGGCGGGGCGTTGGGATCGTAGCTGGTTGAAATAAAAGTCACATTGCCGAGATCGCAATCCTGCCAAATGAAATCAGCCACGGGCGGGCTAATCACGGTCACTTGCACGGTTTGCGTGGTCGTGGCGCCGACGTTGTCGCGCACGGTGAGCTGTACATTATAAGGGCTGTTGGGCGGGCTGTCTTGCGTATAGGTATGCGAGCCGCTGTCTGCTTGTGAGCTTGCGCCGTCGCCGAACGTGATGTCATACGCCACAATCTTGCCGTCAATGTCGCGGCTGCCGCGCGCGTTGTAGGCAATCGTCAGCGGCGCGCTGCCGATGGTGGGCGTGACACTGAGCGCCGCAATCGGCGGCTGATTGAACGTCGTCACCACTTGATCCAAACTATCCAGGGCGCCTTCATTGTCTTTGATGATCAGGCGCACCGTGTACGAGCCGGATTGCTGATAGTCATAATGAATGGTGCTCGAGCGCGAGGTCACGTGAGGGCTGTTGTCGCCAAACGACCAGACATAGGTGTCGATCGTGCCGTCACGGTCGGTGCTGTTGGCGGCGTTGAAATCGACACCGTAAGGCGGATTTTGCTGGCCGCCGAGCTGCGCTTGAAATCGTACCACCGGTTTTAAGTTCTCAAAAAACGTTGTGGAGGCCAACTTGGTTTGCGAGTCTTTGATGCCGTCCGTAATGACCAATTGCAAATCGACGATTCCGGATTTCGACGGCACCAGAAAAATATCGTCAGTGAGCGAAGGCGGAATGTCGAAAGAAAGCCCGT from Cytophagia bacterium CHB2 encodes the following:
- a CDS encoding PKD domain-containing protein; this translates as MSCAALPRAFRSWDAMLPIKKSPRLTRKLPPWRRAWSFMRRLPTFSKHAMKTFRSTLAAAAGMFVLGILLSCETHKDPFSGSNSSPVITNFTFRPDVTLPDLRLRSSGDSLKFKAGEAYAIALQYEDAELKNKDRNLRAHFTFLAGSGRIVSNQFTNPSADGLSFDIPPSLTDDIFLVPSKSGIVDLQLVITDGIKDSQTKLASTTFFENLKPVVRFQAQLGGQQNPPYGVDFNAANSTDRDGTIDTYVWSFGDNSPHVTSRSSTIHYDYQQSGSYTVRLIIKDNEGALDSLDQVVTTFNQPPIAALSVTPTIGSAPLTIAYNARGSRDIDGKIVAYDITFGDGASSQADSGSHTYTQDSPPNSPYNVQLTVRDNVGATTTQTVQVTVISPPVADFIWQDCDLGNVTFISTSYDPNAPPNDQIDNYEWDFGDGDMQSGATLSTVRKRYENSGTYPVRLRVRNRGVIGEIVKQVKIPCN
- a CDS encoding S9 family peptidase — protein: MRVFAVSIVMTLSFVTVAAQTQTSVKPQLTVEWIMREAHGLLGLPKQLRWSEDAQSLYFMWNPERAEADSLYQINRRGGVPGKVPLKTQKDLVPSHGVYSRDYSQKVFERDGDIFIVHTKTGRQTPVTSTIAREGSPRFSLREDAIIFERENNLFSWEITTGKLTQLTDFRSGAAPVEKGPRTEEQKYLAQEELRLIQILRERKEKEDLGKARNKLLELKRPKTIYLGEADLQNPQLSPDGGFVTFVLRKRAKEGQTAIVPNYVTETGFTEDIRTREKVGEPQATYQFGYWDIATDTVLYLKPDSLPEIFTERDFTATPQKSKKDSATASDKRMARSVMWHGPFWSDDGKHAFVVVTSLDSKDRWIAELRLPKGALRALDHQHDAAWIGGPSIYSRWSAGEVGWMPDNERVWFCSEESGYSHLYTVNVKTGKKQALTSGNFEIFSPFISRDKKHWYFTSNEAHPGERHFYLMPINGGKRTPLTMMTGNNDVELAPDESMLAILHSSINKPWEIYLQPNQPGAKATRLTHSTTEAFRSYPWREPELITYPARDGKQVYARLYRPAQSNGAAVIFVHGAGYLQNAHKWWSSYFREYMFHNLLADLGYTVLDPDYRASAGYGRDWRTAIYRHMGGKDLEDVVDGAKYLTEQHGVDAKRIGVYGGSYGGFITLMAMFTTPEVFAAGAALRPVTDWAHYNHGYTANILNIPIADTLAYRRSSPIYFAEGLQGALLMCHGMVDVNVHFQDTVRLAQRLIELGKDNWEVAIYPMEDHGFKEISSWTDEYKRILKLFEENLGGKQEGGK
- a CDS encoding Uma2 family endonuclease; the encoded protein is MTNSISTIGESTAPNAAEALAESAGIPIEQRTDITVDELERMSLPYPAELYDGRIIYKMSNFEHGVIHENVAYKIRNYLENHPVGLLSGNANYRLRPERKRDSRAPDISLVTNDRLPQSRRRYLPWPRIWRLKSSRPAPVSTR